A genomic window from Triticum urartu cultivar G1812 chromosome 7, Tu2.1, whole genome shotgun sequence includes:
- the LOC125519317 gene encoding aspartic proteinase nepenthesin-2-like, producing the protein MPPKSLLALALLAILMLFSHGVTTLGSPQPLNGTGGSFSLKLIVNHQPAHYDLASLQRAKDQVKCRIKHQILPTSNEIRPFMCPPADMVYAVMVGVGTQTGFQNYQLALDMAVGLSWIQCWPCRPCRPQLSPVFDPTKSPTFQYISGNNGVWCRAPYRALPNGACGFRIAYRHTPEVSGYLARDTFSFPTRNNDFVPLEGIFFGCAHQTEGFDTHGALAGLLGLGIGVVGRPPTAFTKQVLPGHGGRFSYCPFVPGMSTYSYFRFGNDIPSNPPPNVSRQSTPVLAPLQNSEAYYIQLVGVSVGGSRVTRVTHHFFRRNAHGTGGCAIDIGTQMTAFVHSAYVYIEEAVLQHLRRHGAHIVQVEGHTCVRQPAPHQDVLPSMTLHFVNRSWLRIMPDQVFVKLVHGGHQYRCLGFVSDSDRTIIGAMQQINHRFIFDLRDTTPIMSFNPEDCHLDAAGS; encoded by the coding sequence ATGCCGCCCAAATCACTTCTAGCACTAGCCCTCCTGGCCATCCTCATGCTATTCTCCCATGGTGTCACGACCTTGGGATCGCCACAGCCGCTCAACGGCACCGGCGGAAGTTTCAGCCTCAAGCTCATCGTCAACCACCAGCCGGCACACTATGACTTGGCGAGCCTCCAGCGTGCCAAGGACCAAGTAAAATGCAGGATCAAGCACCAGATCCTGCCAACGAGCAATGAGATACGGCCGTTCATGTGCCCACCGGCGGACATGGTGTACGCCGTCATGGTGGGCGTCGGAACGCAGACCGGGTTCCAGAACTACCAACTGGCGCTGGACATGGCGGTTGGACTGTCCTGGATACAGTGCTGGCCGTGCCGGCCATGTCGGCCGCAGCTAAGCCCGGTGTTCGACCCAACAAAGTCCCCGACCTTCCAATACATCTCGGGGAACAATGGCGTCTGGTGTCGTGCGCcctaccgagctttgccaaacggGGCTTGCGGGTTCCGCATTGCCTACCGGCACACCCCCGAGGTTTCGGGGTACCTCGCCAGGGACACCTTCTCCTTCCCCACCAGGAACAATGACTTCGTGCCACTGGAGGGCATCTTCTTCGGCTGCGCCCACCAGACTGAGGGCTTCGACACCCACGGCGCCCTCGCGGGTCTCCTCGGCTTGGGAATAGGAGTGGTGGGCAGGCCTCCGACCGCCTTCACGAAGCAGGTCCTTCCAGGCCATGGAGGTCGATTCTCCTACTGCCCGTTCGTGCCCGGGATGAGCACGTACAGCTACTTTCGGTTTGGCAACGACATCCCAAGCAATCCACCGCCAAATGTGTCACGCCAGAGCACGCCAGTCCTTGCGCCGCTCCAGAACAGCGAGGCGTACTACATCCAGCTCGTCGGGGTCAGCGTCGGCGGCAGCCGAGTGACTCGCGTCACGCACCATTTCTTTCGGCGCAACGCGCACGGGACGGGCGGGTGCGCGATCGACATCGGCACACAGATGACTGCGTTTGTGCACTCAGCGTACGTCTACATCGAGGAGGCGGTGCTGCAACACCTGCGGCGCCACGGAGCACACATCGTGCAGGTGGAAGGCCACACGTGTGTCCGGCAGCCGGCGCCGCACCAAGATGTTCTCCCGAGCATGACACTGCATTTTGTGAACAGATCGTGGCTCCGGATCATGCCAGACCAGGTATTCGTGAAGCTTGTCCATGGCGGCCACCAGTACCGGTGCCTTGGCTTTGTCTCGGACAGCGACAGGACGATCATCGGCGCCATGCAACAGATCAACCATCGCTTCATCTTCGACCTCCGTGATACCACACCCATCATGAGCTTTAATCCGGAGGACTGTCACCTCGATGCCGCCGGTAGCTAA